Proteins encoded in a region of the Carassius gibelio isolate Cgi1373 ecotype wild population from Czech Republic chromosome B5, carGib1.2-hapl.c, whole genome shotgun sequence genome:
- the isca1 gene encoding iron-sulfur cluster assembly 1 homolog, mitochondrial: MSASIARATVRAVSRRKILPTRAALTLTPSAVNKVKQLLHSKPEYIGLKVGVRTRGCNGLTYTLDYTKEKDKSDEEVLQDGVRVFIEKKAQLTLLGTEMDFVETKLSSEFVFNNPNIKGTCGCGESFNI, from the exons ATGTCAGCCTCCATAGCACGGGCGACAGTGAGGGCTGTTAGCCGTCGGAAAATACTTCCAACAAGAGCCGCTTTAACCCTG ACGCCTTCAGCTGTGAATAAAGTCAAGCAACTTTTACATAGCAAACCAGAATAT ATCGGCCTCAAAGTTGGTGTCCGAACCCGAGGTTGCAATGGCCTCACTTACACACTAGACTATACTAAAGAGAAAGACAAATCAGACGAGGAGGTGTTACAAGATG GTGTGAGAGTGTTCATAGAGAAGAAGGCCCAGCTGACGCTGCTCGGCACGGAGATGGATTTTGTTGAAACGAAACTTTCCAGCGAGTTTGTGTTCAACAATCCCAACATCAAAGGGACGTGCGGCTGTGGGGAAAGCTTCAACATATGA